The proteins below come from a single Odontesthes bonariensis isolate fOdoBon6 chromosome 18, fOdoBon6.hap1, whole genome shotgun sequence genomic window:
- the LOC142367536 gene encoding relaxin-3 receptor 1-like: protein MSNTDFRRLEFFNYILNGCSEGPFCNNSHLIFHNTNNGSGLEILHDGSPWLRILVSVVYFIVATAGVLGNLLVMFLLYSTHTITTGTINFFVFNLALAHLLFSLALPFWAVDIAMDYSWPFGLTTCKAVSLLTGLNVFASCFFLTAMSLTRYCYVATALKPSASPCARSCTFPMATAFIWVGAFIAAAPRAVFADLSHVGSGNDTACLLRFPDGTAWLGINQLLRVVLGFLLPYATIILSYLLLLRFLCRHKLKGSSNSRRKADISKSVAVVVLSFCACWFPYNILTLWSVLIQLDIIDISKSFYSAQTFFFPLANCLAFTSSCFNPVIYCLVRKEYRAALRNVLFKLSLAIMSKMPYAMKSEEGSGQAGQLAIPLNNMNSHTSQTDTRRYPPLSTLPTVVSTL from the coding sequence atgtcaaatactgACTTCAGAAGGCTTGAGTTCTTCAACTACATCCTGAATGGCTGCAGTGAGGGTCCGTTCTGTAATAACTCTCACCTGATATTTCACAACACAAATAATGGCAGCGGGCTGGAGATTCTTCATGATGGATCCCCCTGGCTGAGAATACTCGTCTCTGTGGTGTACTTCATAGTAGCTACGGCAGGAGTGTTGGGTAACCTGTTAGTCATGTTCCTGCTGTATTCTACTCACACCATCACTACAGGCACCATCAACTTCTTTGTTTTTAACTTGGCTTTGGCTCACCTGCTCTTTTCACTGGCCTTACCATTTTGGGCGGTGGACATAGCGATGGACTACAGCTGGCCTTTTGGTTTGACCACATGCAAGGCTGTGTCTTTGCTCACAGGACTTAATGTCTTTGCCAGTTGCTTCTTCCTGACAGCTATGAGTCTGACCCGATATTGCTATGTAGCAACTGCTCTCAAACCCAGCGCTTCCCCCTGTGCAAGATCTTGCACTTTCCCAATGGCCACAGCTTTCATCTGGGTTGGAGCATTCATTGCAGCGGCACCTCGAGCTGTGTTTGCAGACCTGAGCCATGTAGGCAGTGGTAATGACACAGCATGCCTGCTCCGCTTCCCAGATGGTACGGCTTGGCTTGGAATAAACCAGCTCCTGCGAGTGGTGCTGGGATTTCTGCTGCCCTACGCCACCATCATCCTATCCTACCTGCTTCTGCTGCGCTTCCTCTGTAGGCACAAACTGAAAGGCAGCAGCAACTCTCGGCGAAAGGCTGATATTTCCAAGTCTGTGGCAGTAGTGGTGCTTTCATTCTGCGCCTGCTGGTTCCCATACAATATCCTGACACTTTGGAGCGTCCTGATCCAACTTGACATCATTGACATCAGCAAATCCTTCTACTCAGCTCAGACATTCTTCTTTCCTCTGGCTAACTGCTTGGCTTTTACCAGCAGCTGTTTCAACCCGGTCATCTACTGCCTGGTTAGAAAAGAATACCGCGCGGCTCTCCGTAACGTCCTCTTCAAACTGAGTCTGGCCATTATGTCCAAGATGCCGTACGCAATGAAATCTGAGGAGGGGTCGGGGCAAGCTGGGCAGCTTGCGATTCCACTCAACAATATGAACAGCCACACATCCCAAACCGACACAAGGAGATACCCGCCACTGTCAACGCTCCCTACTGTGGTATCCACTCTGTGA
- the LOC142368232 gene encoding zinc finger protein 516-like produces METEEREDASQKNHTAGIKVETEEDLASCHTCGVCGRSFPLLSSLSQHMRRHTREKPYKCPYCEHRTAQKGSLKAHIRSHKLGLFSQNLSDKEAEGNQGQRSDADARSPPKIIPTPDKAHNVNGKVKKGTKKKVKSKDAAEADDGADAGPFSCTICGQVFPQVLLLKSHMKRHRGSQDHGCRICGRRFRQAWFLQSHMRIHRVKAQLRGSKSNEPPATINGVPQDLTSLTNEECLYELCAGCGNFFYDRKTLRIHEKLHKLNHGLAQSAPREDVEASELHVEKRRFLESLNLTCAEPKETPEENNLGRRISELDPVCSYQAWQLATRGRLVEATEKCLGWEERLADAEVAYDTEKGEYVPLKQEKKRKQIDTSTTSIKKKKGDTGLDHTSNTLAHAKVGDKKIFQRDRVLLNGLGHAFYEALQTKKVKDVQLSSKQNKGNRSQEQEDKKSYFCEHCDFHTLDSSLLRSHLHTQHLGPHSKQSTNVDNVSKSSSKASRYMDYLRSRSLLLSQPYWNPYTYSPGQEAKIKKEKSNETEVKGEGHATTDAGSLLNLSSLPITDGNGIVKYPVKTEGLVRHQCPYCSHTTNYPEVLWIHQRVAHRVDGNSSLAPKWAPCMNSLKSSKAGASQWRRTGPPPFLEGKDCPALPAPRTQRTQPPGLTGHSSGKQTAPKTQSGVPKSKNQSKESRSSDKTTLSGKVGPQPQRKSGEHKRAVEGGSKSSSAQSTSNNSVHNKSLPSFQPTRSPKHRSNRAAVEGNFPQEGLGFMLARNSGGTSTDTASDRVHSRRQLCDFSSSPKGPDLWAAMNMWGLHGGKAYLDPLLFAQGKSESTGEMPVDIDILSLLKNYSPHDLAALYQHWGFVDPRLDRQDEQPLLLSLRVSP; encoded by the exons ATGGAGACTGAAGAAAGGGAGGATGCATCACAAAAAAACCATACAGCTGGTATAAAAGTGGAGACAGAGGAAGATCTGGCGTCGTGCCACACCTGTGGGGTGTGTGGTCGTAGCTTTCCTCTGCTCAGCTCTCTGTCTCAGCACATGAGAAGGCACACCCGGGAGAAGCCGTACAAGTGTCCCTACTGTGAGCACAGGACGGCTCAGAAGGGCAGTCTGAAGGCTCACATTCGAAGCCATAAACTGGGCCTATTCAGCCAAAACCTCAGTGACAAGGAGGCAGAGGGAAATCAAGGGCAGAGGAGTGATGCCGACGCACGGAGCCCTCCTAAAATTATCCCCACACCTGACAAAGCTCATAATGTCAACGGAAAGGTGAAAAaaggaacaaagaaaaaagttaaGAGTAAAGATGCCGCCGAGGCTGACGACGGGGCTGATGCTGGGCCTTTTTCTTGCACCATTTGTGGGCAAGTTTTCCCTCAGGTATTACTCCTTAAATCCCATATGAAAAGACACCGGGGCTCCCAGGATCACGGATGCCGCATCTGTGGACGACGCTTCCGCCAAGCATGGTTCCTCCAAAGCCATATGCGCATTCACCGGGTCAAAGCGCAGCTGCGAGGCAGCAAAAGCAACGAACCGCCTGCCACCATCAACGGGGTTCCTCAAGACCTAACATCACTGACAAATGAAGAGTGCCTCTATGAGCTCTGTGCAGGATGTGGTAACTTCTTCTATGACCGCAAGACTTTGCGGATCCATGAAAAGCTACATAAACTCAACCATGGCCTTGCTCAGAGTGCACCACGTGAGGATGTTGAGGCCTCTGAGTTGCATGTCGAAAAGAGGCGTTTTTTGGAAAGCCTGAACCTCACATGTGCTGAACCTAAGGAAACCCCTGAGGAAAATAATCTGGGAAGGCGAATTTCAGAGCTTGACCCAGTCTGTAGTTACCAAGCATGGCAGTTAGCCACAAGAGGACGACTAGTTGAGGCCACAGAAAAATGTCTGGGATGGGAGGAGAGACTGGCCGATGCAGAGGTGGCATATGACACAGAGAAGGGAGAGTACGTCCCACTGAAACAGGAGAAAAAGAGGAAGCAGATTGACACCTCAACCACCAGcatcaagaagaagaagggTGATACAGGCCTTGATCACACATCAAACACCTTGGCTCACGCTAAAGTTGGAGACAAAAAGATTTTTCAGAGGGACCGCGTTCTGTTAAACGGATTGGGTCATGCGTTTTATGAGGCTCTACAGACAAAGAAGGTCAAAGATGTTCAGCTCTCATCTAAGCAGAACAAGGGCAACAGGAGCCAAGAGCAGGAAG ACAAAAAATCCTACTTCTGCGAGCACTGTGATTTCCACACTCTCGATTCCTCACTACTCAGGTCACACCTGCACACTCAGCACCTGGGTCctcatagcaaacagagcaccaATGTGGACAACGTTAGCAAAAGTAGTTCCAAAGCCTCGAGATACATGGACTACCTCAGAAGTAGGAGTTTGCTACTCAGTCAGCCATACTGGAATCCCTACACATATTCTCCTGGTCAGGAGgccaaaataaagaaagaaaaatccaaTGAGACAGAGGTTAAGGGGGAGGGACATGCTACTACTGATGCTGGCAGTCTCCTCAATCTTTCATCACTACCTATAACTGATGGAAATGGTATTGTTAAATATCCAGTGAAAACAGAGGGTCTGGTGAGACATCAGTGCCCGTACTGTTCCCACACTACCAACTACCCAGAAGTACTGTGGATCCACCAACGTGTTGCACACAGGGTGGATGGCAACAGCTCCCTGGCACCCAAGTGGGCACCCTGCATGAACAGCCTCAAGAGCTCCAAGGCAGGTGCTTCTCAGTGGAGACGCACGGGACCACCGCCTTTCCTCGAAGGCAAGGACTGCCCAGCTTTACCTGCCCCACGAACACAGCGAACACAGCCTCCAGGTTTAACAGGCCACAGCAGCGGCAAGCAAACGGCCCCCAAGACCCAATCGGGCGTCCCAAAATCCAAGAATCAGTCGAAGGAGTCGCGCTCTTCAGATAAGACTACGCTCAGTGGGAAGGTTGGCCCTCAACCTCAAAGGAAGTCTGGTGAACATAAACGAGCAGTAGAGGGTGGAAGTAAAAGCTCCAGTGCCCAAAGTACTTCAAACAATTCTGTGCACAACAAGAGTCTCCCGAGCTTCCAGCCAACACGCAGCCCCAAACACAGAAGTAACAGAGCTGCGGTGGAGGGAAACTTCCCACAGGAGGGTTTGGGTTTTATGCTGGCAAGAAACTCAGGTGGGACTTCCACCGACACAGCTTCAGACAGAGTCCACTCCCGCAGGCAGTTATGTGACTTCTCCTCAAGTCCGAAGGGACCTGATCTCTGGGCTGCCATGAACATGTGGGGGCTCCATGGTGGCAAAGCGTATTTAGATCCACTCCTTTTTGCTCAGGGAAAGAGTGAATCAACAGGAGAAATGCCAGTGGACATTGACATTTTGAGTCTCTTGAAGAACTACAGTCCCCATGATCTGGCAGCTCTCTATCAGCACTGGGGGTTTGTTGATCCCAGACTTGATCGTCAAG ATGAACAGCCGCTCCTCCTCAGCCTCAGGGTCTCTCCATAA